The sequence below is a genomic window from Streptomyces sp. NBC_00289.
TCAGATCCTTTCGGGCCTGACTCCCAGTCAGCGGGCTTGTCATCCCGGCTGTTGGGCCGTTCCGACGAGTGAGACTTTAGCGGATTCCCGGCTCCCGAGCTAATCGGGGACCTGCGCTCTTTCGAACACGGATTCCTCATTTCGCGAATACACATGCCAATGACACGACAGCAGGACAACTGCTCGTCGAGTGTTGTTGGTACTTGCGGAATGGCTGTCCGGGGACCGACCGGGGTCGGCGCTCACGTCGGACAACTCGGAGAACAGTACGTACCGGCTCGGGGCGTGTCAACTCCACTCCGGAGGGGGGTTCGGCGGCGTAGGCTGACAGGCATGACCACGCATACGTGCACCCAGCAGTGGTGGGCCGCCTGACAGCGGCCGCAGTCACGTATGCATCCAGCGGCCGCCGACTCGGCGGCCGTTTTCGTATCCCCCTCCAGGAGGGCCGGCCGGCCGGGTGCGGCGGTCTCGACCAGGAGGAGAAGAGATGACGCGGGTCTTCAGCGGAGTCAAGCCGACCGGGCATCTGACGCTGGGGAACTACCTCGGGGCCATGCGGCGGTGGGCCGCCGTCGACCAGCACCAGGCGGACGCGCTGTTCTGCGTCGTCGATCTGCATGCCCTGACCGTGGACCACGATCCGGCGCGGGTGCGTCGGCTCAGTCGGCAGGCGGCGACGCTGTTGCTGGCGACGGGGCTGGATCCCGAGCTGTGCACCCTTTTCGTACAGAGTCATGTGGACGAGCACGCGCGGTTGTCGTATGTGCTGGAGTGCGTGGCCACCGACGGCGAGATGCGGCGGATGATCCAGTACAAGGAGAAGGCCGCGCTGGAGCGGGAGCGGGGCGGCAGCGTCCGGTTGTCCTTGCTGACGTATCCGGTGCTGATGGCGGCCGACATCCTCGCGTACGCGAGCGACGAGGTGCCTGTGGGTGACGACCAGGCTCAGCACGTGGAGCTGACCCGGGATCTGGCCGTGCGGTTCAACCAGCGGTACGGGCACACGTTCGTGGTGCCCCGGGCCACGCATCCGGCGGTCGGGGCGCGCGTGATGAATCTGCAGGAGCCGCTGTCGAAGATGGGCAAGAGCGACGACGCGGGGCCGGGCATCGTCTATCTGCTGGACGAGCCGGACGTCGTGCGGAAGAAGGTCGGGCGAGCGGTGACCGACAGCGGGCGAGAGGTCGTGTACGACCGGGCGGCACGGCCTGGCCTGGCCAACCTGCTCGAGATCCTCGCCGCGTGCACGGGTGGGAACCCGGAGGAGCTGAGCGGTGTATATGAGTCGTACGGCGCCTTGAAGAAGGACACGGCGGAGGCCGTGGTGGAGCTCCTCAGGCCCGTACAGGACAGGCACAGGGAGCTGTGCGCGGATCCCGCGTATGTGGAGGGGGTGCTGCGGGATGGTGCGGAGAGGGCGCGGGCCATGGCGCGGCCGACCGTGGATGCCGCCTACCGTGCGATCGGGCTGCTGCCGGCGGCTGATACCGCGCTGAGTGTGGCGCGGTAGGTGCGCTGTGCCGCCCCCTGGGGCAGGGGCGGCGCGGTGTCAGCTGCTGTTGCCGGAGGCCAGCGCGCGGCTGCGGTCGCGGGCGGCTTCGAGGGCGGCGATGAGGGCGGCGCGTACGCCGTGGTTCTCGAGTTCGCGGATGGCGTTGATCGTGGTGCCGGCGGGGGAGGTGACGTTCTCCCTGAGCTTGACCGGGTGTTCGCCGCTGTCGCGGAGCATGACGGCGGCGCCGATCGCGGACTGCACGATCAGGTCGTGGGCCTTGTCGCGGGGCAGGCCCAGCAGGATGCCGGCGTCGGTCATGGCTTCGACCAGGTAGAAGAAGTACGCCGGGCCGGAGCCGGAGAGGGCCGTGCAGGCGTCCTGCTGTGACTCGGGGACGCGGAGTGTCTTGCCCACGGCGCCGAAGATCTCCTCGGCGTGGGCCAGGTGGTCGGCGGTGGCGTGGCTGCCCGCTGAGATGACCGACATGGCCTCGTCGACGAGGGCGGGAGTGTTCGTCATGACGCGGACGACCGGGGTGCCCGTGGCGAGGCGCTCCTCGAAGAAGGAGGTGGGGATGCCTGCCGCACCGCTGATGATCAGGCGGTCGGCGGGGACGTGGGGGGCGAGTTCGTCGAGGAGGGTGCCCATGTCCTGCGGTTTGACGGTGAGGATCAGCGTGTCGGCGGACTTGGCGGCCTCCGCGTTGGTGACCGGGGTGACTCCGTGCCGGGTGCGGAGTTCCTCGGCTCGCTCGGGTCGGCGGGCGGTGACCAGGAGGTCCGCCGGGGCCCAGCCTGCGCGGATCATTCCGCTGAGCAGGGCTTCGCCGATCTTGCCGGTGCCGAGGACTGCGACTTTCTGCGTCATGGCTGGGGCCCTCCGGAGGGTGCGTCGTCCGGGTTCATCCTCGCACCGGGAAGCGTCGGCCCGGGCGAGGTGTCCGGTGGCCGGACGCCTGCCAGCCGTGCGGGTCACTCGGTTCGGCGTCGCAGGGTGGCGGCGCCCAGTCCCAGGACGAGCAGTGCGCAGCCCGCCACGATCAGCGCGTCCCGGACGAAGGTCGCCGTCATGTCCGTGTGTTTGAGGACCTCGTTCATGCCGTCGACCGCGTAGGACATCGGGAGGACGTCGGAGATGGCCTCGAGCACCGGGTGCATGTTGGAGCGCGGGGTGAAGAGGCCGCAGAGGAGGAGTTGGGGGAAGATCACCGCCGGCATGAACTGGACCGCCTGGAATTCCGAGGCCGCGAAGGCCGAGACGAAGAGACCGAGGGCCGTACCGAGGAGCGCGTCGAGGAGGGCCACCAGCAGGAGGAGCCAGGGGCTGCCGGTGACGTCCAGGCCCAGGAACCAGACCGCGAGGCCCGTCGCCAGGACGGACTGGACGATGGCGACGGCACCGAAGGCGAGGGCGTAGCCGGCGATCAGGTCGCCTTTGCCGAGGGGCATGGCGAGGAGGCGTTCGAGGGTGCCCGAGGTGCGTTCCCGCAGGGTGGCGATGGAGGTGACCAGGAACATCGTGATCAGGGGGAAGATGCCGAGGAGTGACGCTCCGGTGCCGTCGAAGGTGCGCGGGCTGCCGTCGAAGACGTAGCGCAGCAGCACGAGCATGACGCAGGGGATGAGGATCATCATCGCGATCGTGCGCGGGTCGTGGCGGAGCTGGCGCAGGACCCGGGTGGCGGTGGCGGTGGTGCGGGCGGCGCTGAGGGCGCTGGTGGAGGTCCGGGTGCTCGTCGTCGTACTCATCGGGCCGTTTCCTTTCGGTGGCCTGCGGCGACGGCCTCGTCGACCAGGTGCAGGAACGCCGCCTCGACCGTGTCCGAGCCGGTGCGGGCGCGGAGGGCGTCCGGGGTGTCGTCGGCGAGGATTTCGCCCTCGCGCATCAGCAGCAGGCGGTGGCAGCGCTCGGCCTCGTCCATGACGTGGGAGGAGATGAGGAGCGTCGCGCCGCGGGAGGTGGCGATGTCGTGGAAGAGGTTCCACAGGTCGCGGCGCAGGACCGGGTCCAGGCCGACCGTCGGTTCGTCGAGGACCAGCAGTTCGGGGGTGCCCAGGAGTGCCACGGCGAGGGAGACGCGGTTGCGCTGGCCACCGGAGAGGTTGCCGGCGAGGGCGTCCGCGTGGGAGGTGAGGTCGACGTCCGCGATGGCTCGGGTGACGTCGGCGTCGCGGCGGTCGGCTGCCGCGCGGCCGGGGTCTAGGATCGCGGCGAAGTAGTCGAGGTTCTGGCGGACCGTCAGGTCGTCGTAGACGGAGGGGGCTTGGGTGACGTAGCCGATGCGGGTGCGGAGGGAGGGGTGGCCCGCGGGGCTGCCCAGGACGTCCAGCGTGCCGGTGACCTTTGCCTGGGTGCCGACGATCGAGCGCATGAGGGTCGACTTGCCGCAGCCGGAGGGCCCGAGGAGCCCGGTGATCTGGCCGCGGGGGACGGTGAAGTCGAGGGCGCGCAGGACGGTGCGGGGGCCTCGGACGACGGTGAGCCCTTCGGCGCGTACGGCTGGGCTCCGGACGGTGCCGGGCTCCGTGTCGGGTGGACCGGAGGAGTAATTCATCATGTGATGAATAATGCTCGCGGGCGACGGCGCCGTCAAGTGAGGGCGCGCGGTGCGGTGCAGGCGTGTGCCGGCGCGATCAGAAGCGGAGGTTCCGGCTCGTGTGCCTCCGCGCGCCCGAGGCGGTACCGCCGACCTGCTGCGCGGCCGACCTCCCTTTACGACAATGGATTTCAGTGCGAGGTCATATGCCTGGCATGCAGGTCCGCCATGCCCTCCCCCGGCTCAGCGCCCGCGCATCTCCTCGATCGCCGGAGGTGCTTCTGTCATGCGCTGTCGCGTACGCAAGGACGATCTGCTCGCTTCTCTCGTCGTGTTCCTCGTCGCGCTGCCTCTGTGCGTGGGCGTCGCCATGGCCTCCGGTGTGCCCGCCGAGCTGGGGCTGGTCACCGGCATCGTCGGCGGGCTGGTCGCCGGGTCGCTGCCCGGCAGCAGCCTTCAGGTCAGCGGACCGGCGGCGGGACTGACGGTGCTGGTGTACGAGGCCGTGCAGAGGTACGGCCTCGAGGCGCTCGGTGTGCTCGTGTTCGGCGCCGGACTGGTGCAGTTGGGGCTCGGGGCGCTCAGGCTCGGGCGGTGGTTCCGCGCTGTCTCCGTGGCTGTCGTGCACGGGATGCTCGCCGGGATCGGGCTGGTGCTGGTCGTCGGCCAGGTCTACGCGCTCGGTGACGTGGCAGCGCCGGCGAGCGGCCTCGGGAAGATCACCGGGTTGGTGTCGCTGCCCGGGCTCGGGGATCCGGTGGCGTTGTCGGTGGGCGCCGGCACCATCGCCGTAGTGCTCATGTGGCCGCGGTGGAAGCGGGGGGCGCGGCTGATGCCCGCGCCGCTCATGGCGGTGGCGCTGGCGGCCGCCGTGACCGGGGTGTTCGACCTGGGTGTGCGGCGGGTGGAGGTGCGGGGGCTGCTGGAGTCCGTGCGGCTGCCGGAGGCCGGGGACTTCGGGCGGCTCACGGGGGTGGGCGTGATCGGGACCGTCCTCGCCTTCGCGCTGATCGCGTCCGCGGAGTCGCTGTTCGGCGCGGCGGCGGTGGACCGGCTGCACCGGGGTGCGCGCACCGACTACGACCGGGAGTTGATGGCGCAGGGCGCCGGGAACGCGGTCTGCGGGATGCTCGGGGCCCTGCCGATGACGGCGGTCGTCGTGCGCAGCGCGGCGAACGTGCGGGCCGGGGCGCGGACGAAGGCGGCACGGGTGCTGCACGGAGGTTGGCTGCTGGTGTTCACGGTCGGGGTTCCCGGGCTGCTCGGGGCGATTCCGGTGGCGGCGTTGGCGGGGTTGCTGGTGCACGCGGGCTGCGCACTCGTGCCGGTCCGGGAGGTGCGGGGGCTGTGGCGCGAGCACCGGGGTGAGGCCGTCGTGCTGGGGGTGACGGCGGGGGCGATCGTGTTCGGCAACGTCTTCGAGGGAGTGTTGGTGGGACTCGCGCTGGCCGTCGGGAAGACGGCGTGGGACACGAGCCAAGTGCACGTGGAGACCGAGGACCTGGGAGAGGCGGGGCTTCACGTACGGGTGCTGGGGCACGCGACCTTCCTGCGGCTGCCGAAGCTGCTCGACGCGCTGGAGGCGTTGCCGCACGACCGGAGGGTGCGGCTGGAGTTGGGCGGGCTGCGGCACGTGGACCACGCGTGTGCGGCGGCCATCGGGAACTGGGCCGCCGCCCGCGATCACGCCTTGACGGCGAGTGCCAGGTCGACGTCGTAGACCTCTTCTACGAATCCGTCGGGGAAGGCCCGCAGCAGGTGCCGGCGTTCCTCGGCGAGGAAGACGGCGGCCGCCTCCTCGGCCAGGGTGAGGAAGACGGAGTGGCTGCCGACGTTCGCGAGGTGCGTGTCGATGGAGACGCGCCGGCTCCAGCGGACCTCGCGGCGGACGAAGTCGAGGCGTCCGGCGGGGTCGGCGGCGCGAGTGCCGGCCCGTGCCTTCTCCTCCGCGAGGTCGATGCCGAGGAAGCGCCCGATGCGGTCGGCCTCCTCGGCGATCCACGGCACGTCGAGGGCGTCGGTGTTCCACCACAGGGCGAGCGCGCCGCCCGGACGCAGGACGCGTACGGCCTCCGGGACCGACTCGGCGGGGTCGGTCCAGTGCCAGGACTGGGCGTAGGCGAGAAGGTCGGCGCAGGCGTCGGCCAGGGGAAGGGAGTTGCCGTTCCCCCTGAGGATCGGGATGCCGGGGAGGGTGCGGCGGAACTCGGCGGCCATGCCCTCGCCCGGTTCGACCGCGACCACCTCGGCACCGCGCTCGTGGAGCAGGGCGGTGGAGATGCCGGTCCCGGCGCCGATGTCCGCGACTCGCGCACCCGCCAGGGACCGGCCGGACAGCTCCTCGATCGCGTCGAAGAGGGCTGGTGGATACGTGGGGCGGTTGGCCGCGTACTGGGCCGCGGCGGCATTGAAGGAGTGCGCCCGGACGGCAGGCGAGGCAGGCGCGCGGTGGGGTGC
It includes:
- a CDS encoding ABC transporter permease, with product MSTTTSTRTSTSALSAARTTATATRVLRQLRHDPRTIAMMILIPCVMLVLLRYVFDGSPRTFDGTGASLLGIFPLITMFLVTSIATLRERTSGTLERLLAMPLGKGDLIAGYALAFGAVAIVQSVLATGLAVWFLGLDVTGSPWLLLLVALLDALLGTALGLFVSAFAASEFQAVQFMPAVIFPQLLLCGLFTPRSNMHPVLEAISDVLPMSYAVDGMNEVLKHTDMTATFVRDALIVAGCALLVLGLGAATLRRRTE
- a CDS encoding class I SAM-dependent methyltransferase, with the translated sequence MTASSAPHRAPASPAVRAHSFNAAAAQYAANRPTYPPALFDAIEELSGRSLAGARVADIGAGTGISTALLHERGAEVVAVEPGEGMAAEFRRTLPGIPILRGNGNSLPLADACADLLAYAQSWHWTDPAESVPEAVRVLRPGGALALWWNTDALDVPWIAEEADRIGRFLGIDLAEEKARAGTRAADPAGRLDFVRREVRWSRRVSIDTHLANVGSHSVFLTLAEEAAAVFLAEERRHLLRAFPDGFVEEVYDVDLALAVKA
- the trpS gene encoding tryptophan--tRNA ligase, with protein sequence MTRVFSGVKPTGHLTLGNYLGAMRRWAAVDQHQADALFCVVDLHALTVDHDPARVRRLSRQAATLLLATGLDPELCTLFVQSHVDEHARLSYVLECVATDGEMRRMIQYKEKAALERERGGSVRLSLLTYPVLMAADILAYASDEVPVGDDQAQHVELTRDLAVRFNQRYGHTFVVPRATHPAVGARVMNLQEPLSKMGKSDDAGPGIVYLLDEPDVVRKKVGRAVTDSGREVVYDRAARPGLANLLEILAACTGGNPEELSGVYESYGALKKDTAEAVVELLRPVQDRHRELCADPAYVEGVLRDGAERARAMARPTVDAAYRAIGLLPAADTALSVAR
- a CDS encoding ABC transporter ATP-binding protein, coding for MMNYSSGPPDTEPGTVRSPAVRAEGLTVVRGPRTVLRALDFTVPRGQITGLLGPSGCGKSTLMRSIVGTQAKVTGTLDVLGSPAGHPSLRTRIGYVTQAPSVYDDLTVRQNLDYFAAILDPGRAAADRRDADVTRAIADVDLTSHADALAGNLSGGQRNRVSLAVALLGTPELLVLDEPTVGLDPVLRRDLWNLFHDIATSRGATLLISSHVMDEAERCHRLLLMREGEILADDTPDALRARTGSDTVEAAFLHLVDEAVAAGHRKETAR
- a CDS encoding SulP family inorganic anion transporter — protein: MRCRVRKDDLLASLVVFLVALPLCVGVAMASGVPAELGLVTGIVGGLVAGSLPGSSLQVSGPAAGLTVLVYEAVQRYGLEALGVLVFGAGLVQLGLGALRLGRWFRAVSVAVVHGMLAGIGLVLVVGQVYALGDVAAPASGLGKITGLVSLPGLGDPVALSVGAGTIAVVLMWPRWKRGARLMPAPLMAVALAAAVTGVFDLGVRRVEVRGLLESVRLPEAGDFGRLTGVGVIGTVLAFALIASAESLFGAAAVDRLHRGARTDYDRELMAQGAGNAVCGMLGALPMTAVVVRSAANVRAGARTKAARVLHGGWLLVFTVGVPGLLGAIPVAALAGLLVHAGCALVPVREVRGLWREHRGEAVVLGVTAGAIVFGNVFEGVLVGLALAVGKTAWDTSQVHVETEDLGEAGLHVRVLGHATFLRLPKLLDALEALPHDRRVRLELGGLRHVDHACAAAIGNWAAARDHALTASARSTS
- the proC gene encoding pyrroline-5-carboxylate reductase, which encodes MTQKVAVLGTGKIGEALLSGMIRAGWAPADLLVTARRPERAEELRTRHGVTPVTNAEAAKSADTLILTVKPQDMGTLLDELAPHVPADRLIISGAAGIPTSFFEERLATGTPVVRVMTNTPALVDEAMSVISAGSHATADHLAHAEEIFGAVGKTLRVPESQQDACTALSGSGPAYFFYLVEAMTDAGILLGLPRDKAHDLIVQSAIGAAVMLRDSGEHPVKLRENVTSPAGTTINAIRELENHGVRAALIAALEAARDRSRALASGNSS